One Halobaculum sp. CBA1158 DNA segment encodes these proteins:
- a CDS encoding exonuclease RecJ, protein MSTAADAPTEADPERVASALSAAGFVRVYARPTGDALAAAGLLARVLRDRNTPFQVRTTRDGVAPDGDGTALSLGWDAPNATGVAPDSRPVSSLAAAVVDAMGAEPAPLVGLAGVVAAGTVPGDGGSGGMLEEAERRGVVDRRPGVAVPTADPADGLAHSTLVRAPFSGDPEAARALLAEVGVPAEPDDDDRRRLASAVALDATADAPDRAVGAVERLLRPYATPTGPFETLGGHADVLDALARDRPGLGVSLALGADAADEAISAWREHAARAHDLLAEPTTGRYDGVFVCRVETDDASASTVSTAARLVRDFASPEPVALVVSDDAAAAAGDGTVDATAALRAAVDAADGVADGDADVIGDARAGDARFAGGDVQAFIGAFREALR, encoded by the coding sequence ATGTCCACCGCCGCCGACGCGCCGACCGAGGCCGACCCCGAACGGGTAGCCTCGGCGCTGTCGGCCGCGGGGTTCGTCCGCGTGTACGCCCGACCGACGGGCGACGCGCTCGCGGCCGCAGGGCTGCTCGCGCGCGTCCTCCGCGACCGGAACACGCCGTTCCAGGTGCGGACGACCCGCGACGGCGTCGCTCCCGACGGCGACGGCACGGCGCTGTCGCTCGGGTGGGACGCCCCGAACGCGACGGGCGTCGCGCCCGACTCGCGTCCGGTGTCGTCGCTCGCGGCCGCGGTCGTCGACGCGATGGGCGCGGAGCCGGCCCCGCTGGTCGGACTCGCCGGCGTCGTCGCCGCCGGGACGGTCCCCGGCGACGGCGGCAGCGGCGGCATGCTTGAGGAGGCCGAGCGCCGCGGCGTCGTCGATCGACGCCCCGGCGTCGCGGTTCCGACGGCCGACCCGGCCGACGGGCTCGCCCACTCGACGCTGGTACGCGCGCCGTTCTCGGGCGATCCCGAGGCCGCACGCGCGCTGCTGGCGGAGGTCGGCGTGCCCGCCGAGCCGGACGACGACGACCGGCGGCGACTCGCCTCGGCGGTCGCGCTCGACGCGACCGCGGACGCGCCCGACCGCGCGGTCGGGGCCGTCGAGCGACTCCTCCGGCCGTACGCGACGCCGACCGGACCGTTCGAGACGCTCGGCGGCCACGCCGACGTGTTGGACGCGCTCGCTCGCGACCGCCCTGGCCTCGGAGTGTCGCTGGCGCTGGGAGCCGACGCCGCCGACGAGGCGATCTCCGCCTGGCGCGAGCACGCCGCCCGCGCGCACGACCTGCTCGCGGAGCCGACGACCGGGCGGTACGACGGCGTGTTCGTCTGTCGCGTGGAGACCGACGACGCGAGCGCGTCGACCGTCTCGACGGCCGCGCGGCTCGTCCGCGACTTCGCGTCGCCCGAGCCCGTGGCGCTCGTCGTCTCCGACGACGCCGCGGCCGCCGCCGGCGACGGCACGGTCGACGCGACCGCCGCGCTCCGCGCCGCCGTCGACGCGGCAGACGGGGTGGCCGACGGCGACGCGGACGTGATCGGCGACGCTCGCGCGGGCGACGCTCGGTTCGCCGGCGGCGACGTACAGGCGTTCATCGGCGCGTTCAGGGAGGCCCTGCGATGA
- a CDS encoding twin-arginine translocase TatA/TatE family subunit, producing MFTTLPLFGAIPGGPEMLIILLVLVLLFGANKIPKLARSTGQAMGEFKKGREQVEEELQEMQEGELDEDDEEFVADADSTVADTDSTVAETETETDTERN from the coding sequence ATGTTCACCACCCTACCGCTGTTCGGTGCCATCCCGGGCGGGCCCGAGATGCTCATCATCCTGCTCGTGTTGGTGCTGCTGTTCGGCGCGAACAAGATCCCGAAGCTCGCTCGCTCCACCGGGCAGGCGATGGGCGAGTTCAAGAAGGGCCGCGAGCAGGTCGAAGAGGAGCTTCAGGAGATGCAGGAGGGCGAACTCGACGAGGACGACGAGGAGTTCGTCGCCGACGCGGATTCGACGGTCGCCGACACGGACTCGACGGTCGCCGAGACCGAAACGGAGACCGACACCGAGCGGAACTGA
- a CDS encoding MFS transporter produces the protein MAQFGSSVALLRDREFAALAGTAFARSQAYSTVLIALALYAGQYDTTGTVEGLFGTAFAVVQLLIVLPLGRKIDTGNAKRWLLGGLLVNVVVFFGFILVDSATHVILVRMLQGIGASILWITGSTVVGTIAPDDQNGRWLGSYNQVAAFSSLAGDVVGGYLLFTQGFTLTYLVLTGVTLGAFVLVFGALRDDPGGGTENDAGGGLDTLKALLNLPMIRALVVFRLAFSVGKMAVIIFLPILARTEFGTTAFAIGWILAGGRLTKALTQGYVGDLTDRVGKKEYFVVAGALLYGLGTALIPLSYYFEGTIDPVRFAAFGGEQVLGGAFFSLFAAYMILGIADSIRLPASMALFVEEGERYDSVASAMSLRSISWKVGQVAGPVGIGAIKEYVSTSVAFYTAAGFIVVASMVFWFVFRRASARAEAIDVDADLADD, from the coding sequence GTGGCGCAGTTCGGTAGCTCCGTCGCGCTCCTCCGTGACAGGGAGTTCGCGGCGCTGGCAGGCACGGCGTTCGCGCGCAGTCAGGCGTACTCGACCGTGCTGATCGCCCTCGCGTTGTACGCCGGGCAGTACGACACGACCGGGACCGTCGAGGGGCTGTTCGGGACCGCGTTCGCGGTCGTCCAACTGCTCATCGTCCTCCCCCTGGGCCGGAAGATCGACACCGGCAACGCCAAGCGGTGGCTCCTGGGCGGCCTGCTGGTCAACGTCGTCGTGTTCTTCGGCTTCATCCTCGTCGACAGCGCCACCCACGTCATCCTCGTTCGGATGCTCCAGGGGATCGGCGCGTCGATCCTGTGGATCACCGGCTCGACGGTCGTGGGGACGATCGCCCCCGACGACCAGAACGGCCGCTGGCTCGGGTCGTACAACCAGGTGGCGGCGTTCTCCAGTCTCGCGGGGGACGTGGTCGGCGGCTACCTCCTGTTCACCCAGGGGTTCACCCTCACCTACCTCGTGCTCACGGGGGTCACGCTCGGCGCGTTCGTGCTCGTGTTCGGCGCGCTTCGGGACGACCCCGGCGGCGGCACCGAGAACGACGCAGGCGGCGGACTGGACACGCTGAAGGCGCTGCTGAATCTCCCGATGATCCGCGCGCTCGTCGTGTTCAGGCTGGCGTTCTCGGTCGGGAAGATGGCGGTCATCATCTTCCTCCCCATCCTCGCCCGCACGGAGTTCGGCACGACCGCCTTCGCGATCGGGTGGATCCTCGCCGGCGGACGGCTGACGAAGGCGCTCACCCAGGGGTACGTCGGCGACCTCACGGACCGCGTGGGGAAAAAGGAGTACTTCGTCGTCGCCGGCGCGCTCCTGTACGGCCTCGGCACCGCGCTCATCCCGCTGAGCTACTACTTCGAGGGGACGATCGATCCGGTCCGATTCGCCGCCTTCGGCGGCGAACAGGTGCTCGGCGGAGCGTTCTTCAGCCTCTTTGCGGCGTACATGATCCTCGGGATCGCCGATTCGATCCGGCTGCCCGCCAGCATGGCGCTGTTCGTCGAGGAGGGCGAACGCTACGACTCGGTCGCCTCGGCGATGAGTCTTCGGTCGATCTCCTGGAAGGTCGGACAGGTCGCCGGTCCCGTCGGGATCGGGGCGATCAAGGAATACGTCTCCACGAGCGTCGCGTTCTACACCGCCGCCGGGTTCATCGTCGTCGCCTCGATGGTGTTCTGGTTCGTCTTCCGTCGCGCGTCGGCGCGGGCGGAAGCGATCGACGTGGACGCCGACCTGGCCGACGACTGA
- a CDS encoding type IV pilin N-terminal domain-containing protein → MNFRQLFDDDRAVSPVIGVILMVAITVILAAVIGSFVLGLGNSVQQTAPNANFQFDYENDTAPYDVTATHTGGDTIPATDAVNLTAAGGGSTQFPSGDSVSAGDSVTLSGVGSETTVRVIWTSENGDTSQALATGETPA, encoded by the coding sequence ATGAATTTCAGACAGCTATTCGACGACGACCGCGCAGTCAGCCCGGTGATCGGTGTGATCCTGATGGTGGCGATCACGGTGATCCTGGCGGCCGTCATCGGTTCGTTTGTCCTCGGCTTGGGGAACAGCGTCCAGCAGACGGCACCGAACGCGAACTTCCAGTTTGACTACGAAAACGATACCGCACCCTACGACGTGACCGCGACGCACACCGGCGGTGACACGATCCCCGCCACGGATGCGGTAAACCTCACGGCTGCGGGCGGTGGTTCAACGCAGTTCCCCTCGGGTGACTCCGTCTCCGCCGGGGACAGCGTCACCCTGAGCGGTGTTGGATCTGAAACTACCGTCCGGGTGATCTGGACCTCAGAGAACGGCGACACCTCGCAGGCGCTCGCGACCGGCGAGACGCCCGCCTAA
- a CDS encoding 30S ribosomal protein S15, with amino-acid sequence MARMHTRRRGSSGSDNPAADEPPEWSDVDAEDIEARVVELAEQGHDPSVIGLKLRDEGVKGTPVPNVKRATGKKVTEILEEHDADNDLPEDLRNLMARAIRLREHMEDNQQDAQNKRALQNTESKIRRLVDYYRGDELDEEFSYTYDAAVDLLDEE; translated from the coding sequence ATGGCACGAATGCACACCCGCCGTCGAGGGTCGTCCGGATCGGACAACCCCGCGGCAGACGAACCCCCGGAGTGGAGCGACGTGGACGCCGAGGACATCGAGGCGCGCGTGGTCGAACTGGCCGAGCAGGGCCACGACCCGAGCGTCATCGGCCTGAAGCTGCGCGACGAGGGCGTGAAGGGCACGCCCGTCCCGAACGTCAAGCGCGCGACCGGCAAGAAAGTCACCGAGATCCTCGAGGAACACGACGCGGACAACGACCTGCCCGAGGACCTCCGTAACCTCATGGCCCGCGCGATCCGCCTGCGCGAGCACATGGAGGATAACCAGCAGGACGCGCAGAACAAGCGCGCGCTTCAGAACACCGAGTCGAAGATCCGTCGCCTGGTGGACTACTACCGCGGCGACGAACTCGACGAGGAGTTCTCGTACACCTACGACGCCGCCGTCGACCTGCTCGACGAAGAGTAA
- a CDS encoding type II secretion system F family protein, giving the protein MSLDTDDGGFGSAQGFADAFYPLFQRIFDEDGDFVGTVSEKLTEARMNQPVELYVSRALGVGVLAGLALWLVGTAVGWGVFAFGLVSPETFSLGIPIRSPEIAAVLESLREPAAVLISGLVFGSVGFGLGFGTLIAIPYQRADAREREINMLLADAVSFMYALSVGGLNQLEILESMAEAEDTYGEVSREFQSIVQETNYFGTDYRNAVRQQSIETPSEEFSQFLTDMLSIINSGGDMERFLYDKKEKHLRTAKQQQELTLETLELFGEMYMTLSLFPLLLIIILVIMSMLGQGEEFLLTATVYILTPLIGVGFLVLVSTVKQDEPGDGYLDPGGVDDQFAEEQREGLLHLGLIEVFTGEFALFDRVRDREGTHKTAELLKAPHVFFRDNPLFTLALTVPAVVVLLAIALVAGRAPTSWQGFVDAPVWGTFIWVYVPAYITLIPLVIFYEWQQRRRAGVTGKLSDNLRKLSSANDTGQTLLESIRTTADTSTGTLAEEFEVIYAKVNYGMSLREALVEFNNKYHIPRLARTVKLISEAQQASSQITEVLTTAAQASENQDDIERERVSRTRMQVAIILMTYLTLLAVMAILKLRFLDVLAGLTEQAAGGGGGGATDQVSGGSGLGAGGFAEGVNVDRLSVLFFHAVTIQAVLSGIIAGYIRNADIISGMKYVVALLTIALGVWVVVA; this is encoded by the coding sequence ATGAGTCTCGACACCGACGACGGCGGCTTCGGAAGCGCGCAGGGGTTCGCGGACGCCTTCTACCCTCTGTTCCAGCGGATCTTCGACGAGGACGGCGACTTCGTCGGCACCGTGAGCGAGAAGCTCACCGAGGCCCGGATGAACCAGCCCGTAGAGCTGTACGTCTCGCGGGCGCTCGGCGTCGGCGTGCTCGCGGGACTGGCGCTGTGGCTCGTCGGAACGGCCGTCGGCTGGGGCGTGTTCGCGTTCGGACTCGTCAGCCCCGAGACGTTCAGCCTCGGGATTCCCATCCGATCGCCGGAGATCGCGGCGGTGCTGGAGTCGCTACGGGAGCCGGCGGCCGTGCTGATAAGCGGGCTGGTGTTCGGGAGCGTCGGCTTCGGACTCGGCTTCGGCACGCTGATCGCGATCCCGTATCAGCGGGCCGACGCCCGCGAGCGGGAGATCAACATGTTGCTCGCGGACGCCGTCTCGTTCATGTACGCCCTCTCGGTCGGCGGATTGAACCAACTCGAGATCCTGGAGTCGATGGCGGAGGCCGAGGACACCTACGGCGAGGTGTCCCGGGAGTTCCAGAGCATCGTCCAGGAGACGAACTACTTCGGCACCGACTACCGGAACGCCGTCCGCCAGCAGTCGATAGAGACCCCCAGCGAGGAGTTCTCGCAGTTCCTCACGGACATGCTGTCGATCATCAACTCCGGCGGCGACATGGAGCGGTTCCTCTACGACAAAAAGGAGAAGCACCTCCGCACGGCCAAACAGCAGCAGGAGCTGACCCTGGAGACGCTGGAGCTGTTCGGCGAGATGTACATGACGCTGTCGCTGTTTCCCCTGCTACTCATCATCATCCTCGTCATCATGTCGATGTTGGGTCAGGGCGAGGAGTTCCTGCTGACGGCGACAGTGTACATCCTCACGCCGCTCATCGGCGTGGGCTTTCTCGTGCTCGTCTCGACGGTGAAGCAGGACGAACCGGGCGACGGCTACCTCGACCCCGGAGGCGTCGACGACCAGTTCGCAGAGGAGCAGCGCGAGGGGCTGCTCCACCTGGGTCTCATCGAGGTGTTCACCGGGGAGTTCGCGCTGTTCGACCGCGTCCGCGACCGCGAGGGGACGCACAAGACCGCGGAGCTGCTGAAGGCCCCGCACGTCTTCTTCCGGGACAATCCGCTGTTCACGCTGGCGCTGACGGTCCCGGCCGTGGTCGTCCTGCTCGCCATCGCGCTGGTGGCCGGTCGGGCACCGACCAGTTGGCAGGGGTTCGTCGACGCCCCCGTCTGGGGGACGTTCATCTGGGTGTACGTCCCCGCGTACATCACGCTGATCCCGCTGGTGATCTTCTACGAGTGGCAACAGCGCCGCCGGGCGGGCGTGACCGGTAAGCTCTCCGACAACCTCCGGAAGCTCTCGTCGGCGAACGACACCGGGCAGACCCTGCTCGAGTCGATCCGGACGACGGCGGACACCTCGACCGGGACGCTCGCCGAGGAGTTCGAGGTGATATACGCGAAGGTGAACTACGGGATGAGCCTCAGGGAAGCGCTCGTCGAGTTCAACAACAAGTACCACATTCCGCGGCTCGCGCGGACGGTGAAGCTCATCTCCGAGGCACAACAGGCGTCGAGCCAGATCACCGAGGTGTTAACGACGGCCGCACAGGCCTCGGAGAACCAGGACGACATCGAGCGCGAGCGGGTCTCCCGGACCCGGATGCAGGTGGCGATCATCCTGATGACGTACCTCACCCTGCTGGCGGTGATGGCGATCTTGAAGCTCCGGTTCCTCGACGTGCTCGCTGGGCTGACCGAGCAGGCCGCCGGTGGAGGAGGCGGCGGAGCGACCGACCAGGTGTCCGGGGGGAGCGGCCTCGGCGCGGGCGGATTCGCTGAGGGCGTGAACGTCGACCGGCTGTCGGTGCTGTTCTTCCACGCGGTGACGATCCAGGCGGTGCTGTCGGGGATCATCGCGGGCTACATCCGCAACGCCGACATCATCTCCGGAATGAAGTACGTGGTCGCGCTGTTGACGATCGCGCTCGGCGTCTGGGTGGTGGTGGCGTGA
- a CDS encoding type IV pilin N-terminal domain-containing protein, translated as MDFSALLDDDRAVSPVIGVILMVAITVILAAVIGSFVLGLGNSVQQTAPNANFEFDFGGSETTATHTGGDTIGSDETLKLFVDGSEETSQSGPFSAGDTISASVSASDGASVVWESANGETSQTLAEADA; from the coding sequence ATGGACTTCAGCGCACTACTCGACGACGATCGTGCGGTCAGCCCGGTGATCGGCGTGATCCTGATGGTGGCGATCACGGTGATCCTAGCGGCCGTCATCGGTTCGTTCGTCCTCGGCTTGGGGAACAGCGTCCAGCAGACGGCACCGAACGCGAACTTCGAGTTCGATTTCGGAGGGAGCGAGACTACCGCGACACACACCGGCGGTGACACCATCGGGAGCGATGAGACGCTCAAGCTATTCGTCGACGGTTCTGAGGAGACGTCACAATCCGGGCCGTTTAGCGCGGGAGACACAATTTCAGCAAGCGTCTCCGCTAGCGACGGTGCATCAGTAGTCTGGGAGTCCGCGAACGGGGAAACTTCTCAGACCCTGGCTGAAGCGGACGCATAA
- a CDS encoding ATPase, T2SS/T4P/T4SS family, translated as MATDDAEVSPHAGPDESPGEETPSGDAAVVGEYTWDDFLAEHGHEDAAEALAERLRTEVVEEDEDGEEVVRIEVRAATVEDLDAVGVTDAVADALGIDPGDVSSVVGSAGALGESIAARSPLLAYDETPVWKDIYTWDDYREEYFLDENGDPPTDDEDEPLEFTDEDKAEALGFDPNRVEETLGHLASRTPELEAVIDERTVNVAEDVDEDAFFSDAAGTTTVANRYDLEKAVPMDKKPTFREEDRYWVNEPYSFVIVFHSTKENEKKYYVVEPYRNPIETDLVEFLEGKLRSAIKYADEGEVAGDEDHRRSVIREETYDLLDRYDLYANDGGPELGDKFADLLGIDAEGGGAAARLVRALGVAPRESDGEIEGIAARPEPAVLAEDPDTLTEYTVTKALYYLERDFVGYERIDGIKHDINVEDISCDGYNSPVFVYHSDYEQIITNVYHGEQELDDFVVKLAQRSGKGISKRRPQVDATLPDGSRAQLTLGKEVSDHGTNYTIRQFKDVPFTPIDLINWKTFSLDEMAFLWLCIENHKSLIFAGGTASGKTTSLNAVSLFIPSNSKIVSIEDTREVELPQRNWIASVTRPSFADDDGGDVDEFDLLEAALRQRPDYIVMGEIRGEEGRTLFQVMSTGHTTYTTFHADNVGEVLKRFTTEPINVSKTMFTALDLVSVQTQTRVQGRKVRRNKSLTEINHYDAENDEINVQDVYQWQAETDEFLKMGDSNTLQEIMFDRGWGVDRLNDELLKRRTVIAYLIDRGLNTYTQVAATLQAFINDPETILSLMANERLEESLEDLREMESVLIDVDPEKEEMVPRPEPDEAQLDEVEAILEEAEPLLSEFRGARTEGVADALGSVTPAGDVAAEPGDGDELSIDPEAVENADPSGNNTPANDTARAETADGLDAVGDDPVAGDGDAGRGDPDGDVFSAVDQFEDAAPDVDGDPEPDPDADSAPDTDIDTDEGADHGGDDGDAVGDVAAGDGERDTDGTGRTDGTESDPADDSVDEEVIDDWGFGEVESDGDDTAGAEEE; from the coding sequence ATGGCAACCGACGACGCCGAGGTGTCCCCTCACGCCGGCCCCGACGAGTCGCCGGGTGAGGAGACGCCTTCGGGGGATGCGGCGGTCGTCGGGGAGTACACGTGGGACGACTTCCTCGCGGAGCACGGTCACGAGGACGCGGCCGAGGCCCTCGCCGAGCGCCTCAGGACCGAGGTAGTCGAAGAGGACGAGGACGGCGAGGAAGTCGTGCGGATCGAAGTCCGCGCGGCGACCGTCGAGGACCTCGACGCCGTCGGCGTCACCGACGCCGTCGCCGACGCGCTGGGGATCGACCCCGGCGACGTGTCGTCGGTCGTCGGTTCGGCCGGCGCGCTCGGCGAGTCGATCGCGGCCCGCTCCCCGCTGCTCGCGTACGACGAGACCCCGGTCTGGAAGGACATCTACACCTGGGACGACTACCGCGAGGAGTACTTCCTCGACGAGAACGGCGACCCCCCGACCGACGACGAGGACGAACCGCTGGAGTTCACCGACGAGGACAAGGCCGAGGCCCTCGGCTTCGACCCGAACCGCGTCGAGGAGACGCTCGGGCACCTCGCGAGCCGAACGCCCGAACTCGAGGCGGTGATCGACGAACGGACGGTGAACGTCGCCGAGGACGTGGACGAGGACGCCTTCTTCAGCGACGCCGCGGGGACGACGACGGTGGCGAACCGCTACGACCTCGAAAAGGCGGTCCCGATGGACAAGAAGCCCACCTTCCGCGAGGAGGACCGCTACTGGGTGAACGAGCCGTACTCGTTCGTCATCGTCTTCCACTCGACCAAGGAGAACGAGAAGAAGTACTACGTGGTCGAGCCGTACCGCAACCCCATCGAGACGGACCTGGTGGAGTTCCTGGAGGGGAAGCTCCGGTCGGCGATCAAGTACGCCGACGAGGGCGAGGTCGCCGGCGACGAGGACCACCGGCGGTCGGTCATCCGCGAGGAGACGTACGACCTGCTGGACCGGTACGACCTCTACGCGAACGACGGCGGCCCCGAGCTCGGCGACAAGTTCGCCGACCTCCTCGGCATCGACGCCGAGGGCGGCGGCGCGGCGGCCCGCCTGGTCCGCGCGCTCGGGGTCGCGCCGCGGGAGTCCGACGGGGAGATCGAGGGGATCGCCGCCCGGCCGGAGCCGGCCGTCCTCGCGGAGGACCCCGACACGCTCACGGAGTACACAGTAACGAAGGCGCTGTACTACCTCGAACGCGACTTCGTCGGCTACGAGCGCATCGACGGGATCAAACACGACATCAATGTCGAGGACATCTCCTGTGACGGCTACAACTCCCCCGTCTTCGTGTACCACTCCGACTACGAGCAGATCATCACGAACGTCTACCACGGCGAGCAGGAACTGGACGACTTCGTCGTCAAACTCGCCCAGCGATCGGGGAAGGGCATCTCCAAGCGGCGGCCGCAGGTCGACGCCACCCTGCCGGACGGGTCACGGGCGCAGTTGACCCTCGGAAAGGAGGTGTCCGACCACGGGACGAACTACACGATCCGTCAGTTCAAGGACGTCCCGTTCACGCCGATCGACCTCATCAACTGGAAGACGTTCAGCCTCGACGAGATGGCGTTCCTGTGGCTCTGTATCGAGAACCACAAGTCGCTGATCTTCGCGGGCGGTACCGCCTCCGGGAAGACGACCAGCCTGAACGCGGTCTCGCTGTTCATCCCCTCGAACTCGAAGATCGTCTCCATCGAGGACACCCGGGAGGTCGAACTGCCCCAACGGAACTGGATCGCCTCCGTGACGCGACCCTCGTTCGCCGACGACGACGGCGGGGACGTGGACGAGTTCGACCTGCTGGAGGCCGCGCTGCGCCAGCGCCCGGACTACATCGTGATGGGCGAGATCCGCGGCGAGGAGGGTCGCACCCTGTTTCAGGTCATGTCGACCGGGCACACCACCTACACAACCTTCCACGCCGACAACGTCGGAGAGGTGCTCAAGCGGTTCACGACCGAGCCGATCAACGTCTCGAAGACGATGTTCACGGCGCTGGATCTCGTCTCGGTCCAGACGCAGACTCGCGTGCAGGGGCGGAAGGTTCGCCGGAACAAGTCGCTCACCGAGATCAACCACTACGACGCCGAGAACGACGAGATCAACGTCCAGGACGTGTATCAATGGCAGGCGGAGACGGACGAGTTCCTGAAGATGGGCGACTCGAACACCCTCCAGGAGATCATGTTCGACCGCGGCTGGGGGGTGGACAGACTCAACGACGAGCTGTTGAAGCGCCGGACCGTCATCGCGTACCTCATCGACCGCGGCCTCAACACCTACACGCAGGTCGCGGCGACGCTGCAGGCGTTCATCAACGACCCGGAGACGATCCTCTCGCTCATGGCCAACGAACGGCTGGAGGAGAGCCTGGAGGACCTCCGCGAGATGGAGTCAGTGCTCATCGACGTCGACCCCGAGAAGGAGGAGATGGTCCCCAGGCCGGAGCCCGACGAGGCGCAGTTGGACGAGGTCGAGGCGATCCTCGAGGAGGCCGAGCCGCTGCTTTCGGAGTTCCGCGGCGCACGGACAGAGGGCGTCGCGGACGCGCTCGGAAGCGTGACCCCCGCCGGCGACGTGGCGGCCGAACCCGGGGACGGCGACGAGCTATCGATCGATCCCGAAGCGGTCGAGAATGCGGATCCGTCCGGGAACAATACCCCGGCGAACGACACGGCCCGGGCGGAGACCGCCGACGGCCTGGACGCCGTGGGCGATGACCCCGTCGCCGGCGACGGGGACGCGGGCCGAGGCGATCCTGACGGCGACGTGTTCTCGGCGGTCGACCAGTTCGAGGACGCCGCCCCCGACGTGGACGGGGATCCCGAACCCGATCCCGATGCGGATTCGGCTCCCGACACCGACATCGATACCGACGAAGGTGCTGATCACGGGGGCGACGACGGAGACGCGGTCGGCGATGTCGCCGCCGGCGACGGGGAACGCGACACCGACGGAACCGGCCGAACCGACGGTACCGAATCCGATCCGGCGGACGACTCGGTCGACGAGGAGGTGATCGACGACTGGGGGTTCGGCGAGGTCGAGTCCGACGGCGACGACACGGCGGGGGCCGAGGAGGAGTAG
- a CDS encoding KEOPS complex subunit Pcc1: MTGADRAGDAADGDAESPEPRTAVVETTHADDDAAATVAAAVSPDNTDDIRTIANGSTVRTRLTRETTGGLLASVDDYLVNLDVADDVVATGRDADATAPNTAETTSDTRSAADAESAADTRTTDITDDADDADDANTHDT, from the coding sequence ATGACGGGAGCCGACCGCGCCGGCGACGCCGCCGACGGCGACGCTGAGTCGCCGGAGCCGCGCACGGCCGTCGTGGAGACGACGCACGCGGACGACGACGCCGCGGCGACCGTCGCCGCGGCCGTCTCGCCGGACAACACCGACGACATTCGGACGATCGCGAACGGGTCGACGGTCCGAACCCGCCTCACGCGGGAGACGACCGGCGGCCTGCTCGCCTCCGTGGACGACTACCTCGTGAACCTCGACGTGGCCGACGACGTGGTCGCGACGGGGAGGGATGCGGACGCGACGGCACCGAACACGGCGGAGACGACGAGCGATACGAGGTCGGCGGCCGACGCCGAGTCGGCGGCCGACACGCGGACGACAGACATCACCGACGACGCAGACGACGCAGACGACGCGAACACACACGACACATGA
- a CDS encoding HD domain-containing protein — MNDADAPGASDASTHDDGAIEDTDDVDSDDTDDTGSDDADESRKYRPDSDHSFPDERLNDVLAAIESDSEIQTYLRAQNVNAVTRKGYNDHGAKHIEIVRNRALRLYELLKRGGVAFNGASDQGLAEADEPVIIALAATLHDIGHVVHRDDHAYYSIPLAADVLDRILQQFDYYGVDERVRVKAEVLHAILCHHTEETPLTREAGVIRVADALDMERGRSRIPYEKGGRGINTLSSRAIDSVELKPGDDGRDGDAVPVLVEIEMVNAAGVYQVDGLLKAKLRDSLIEDQVRIVAINTKSDDQLVERIEL, encoded by the coding sequence ATGAATGACGCAGACGCACCCGGCGCGAGCGACGCGAGCACGCACGACGACGGGGCCATCGAGGACACCGATGATGTCGACAGCGACGACACCGATGACACCGGCAGCGACGACGCCGACGAGAGCCGGAAGTACCGTCCCGACAGTGACCACTCGTTCCCGGACGAGCGCCTCAACGACGTGTTGGCGGCGATCGAGTCCGACTCCGAGATCCAGACGTACCTCCGCGCGCAGAACGTCAACGCCGTCACTCGGAAGGGGTACAACGACCACGGCGCGAAGCACATCGAGATCGTCCGCAATCGGGCGCTTCGCCTCTACGAGTTGCTCAAACGCGGCGGCGTCGCGTTCAACGGCGCGAGCGATCAGGGGCTGGCGGAGGCCGACGAGCCGGTGATCATCGCGCTCGCGGCGACGCTCCACGACATCGGCCACGTCGTCCACCGCGACGACCACGCGTACTACTCGATCCCGCTGGCTGCGGACGTGCTCGACCGTATTCTCCAGCAGTTCGACTACTACGGCGTCGACGAACGCGTCCGCGTCAAAGCGGAGGTGCTGCACGCGATCCTCTGTCACCACACCGAGGAGACGCCGCTGACGCGGGAGGCCGGCGTCATCCGCGTCGCCGACGCCCTCGACATGGAGCGAGGGCGCTCGCGCATCCCCTACGAGAAGGGCGGGCGCGGGATCAACACCCTCTCGTCGCGTGCGATCGACAGCGTCGAACTCAAGCCCGGCGACGACGGGCGGGACGGCGACGCGGTCCCCGTCCTCGTGGAGATCGAGATGGTGAACGCCGCCGGCGTCTATCAGGTCGACGGGCTTCTCAAAGCGAAGCTTCGCGACTCGCTCATCGAGGATCAGGTCCGCATCGTCGCGATCAACACGAAAAGCGACGACCAGTTGGTCGAACGTATCGAGCTGTGA